The following are encoded together in the Vibrio splendidus genome:
- the lnt gene encoding apolipoprotein N-acyltransferase yields MTKTFIHRLLRPLAAVFVGAITTLSFAPYSIWPLAIISPALLLLLIHNRSPKSALWIGYGWGLGQFATGISWVYVSIDHFGGMPLAANLFLMALLIGYLAVYSGLFTWSLNKYFPANNLSRFFLAAPALWLISDWLRGWVMTGFPWLWLGYSQIDSPLGSFAPIGGVELITLAVIVSASALAYMVINKAWSVGIIPAIVFSAGFGIRNIDWVTPNPEKTTSVVLIQGNVDQDSKWLPSHRWPTMMKYTDLSRENWDADIIIWPEAAIPAFEVEIPSFLRNLDSAAKMNNSSIITGILNQSEDKKYYNSVLSLGVNPYGEYSYDPNERYHKHHLLPFGEFVPFEDILRPLAPFFNLPMSSFSRGDFVQPNIVANGRHLAPALCYEIVFNDQVRQSVTDETDFILTLSNDAWFGRSIGPLQHMEIAQMRALELGKPVIRSTNNGVTAVTDYKGNIIKQIPQFETAVLKAELISTDGQTPFHAVGTWPLYIWAMLSLVIGWVIRKPKS; encoded by the coding sequence ATGACTAAGACCTTTATTCATCGCCTATTACGGCCGCTTGCGGCCGTTTTTGTTGGCGCTATAACAACCCTTTCATTCGCTCCATATTCAATATGGCCTCTTGCTATTATCAGCCCAGCTTTGTTGCTGTTACTGATCCACAACCGTTCTCCTAAAAGTGCGCTTTGGATTGGCTACGGATGGGGTTTAGGCCAATTCGCAACAGGTATCAGCTGGGTATACGTCAGCATCGATCATTTTGGCGGCATGCCACTGGCAGCCAACCTGTTTTTGATGGCATTGCTCATTGGCTACCTAGCGGTTTATTCAGGCCTATTTACCTGGAGCTTAAACAAGTACTTCCCTGCTAATAACCTAAGTCGCTTTTTCCTCGCAGCTCCTGCATTGTGGTTAATCAGTGATTGGCTGCGTGGTTGGGTAATGACGGGCTTTCCTTGGCTTTGGCTTGGCTACAGCCAAATCGATTCTCCACTAGGCTCGTTTGCACCGATTGGCGGTGTCGAGTTAATTACTCTGGCAGTCATTGTCTCTGCATCTGCACTCGCTTATATGGTTATCAACAAAGCATGGAGTGTTGGCATCATCCCTGCGATCGTATTCAGTGCAGGTTTTGGCATTCGAAATATCGATTGGGTGACACCGAACCCTGAAAAAACAACCTCAGTGGTATTGATTCAAGGCAATGTAGATCAAGACAGTAAATGGCTACCAAGCCACCGCTGGCCTACGATGATGAAGTACACAGATCTAAGTAGAGAAAACTGGGATGCCGATATCATCATTTGGCCTGAAGCCGCTATTCCAGCATTCGAAGTTGAGATTCCATCTTTCTTACGTAACTTAGATAGCGCAGCGAAGATGAACAACAGCTCAATCATCACTGGCATACTCAATCAGTCTGAAGATAAGAAGTACTATAACAGCGTTCTTTCTCTAGGTGTCAATCCATACGGTGAATACAGCTACGATCCAAACGAACGCTACCATAAACATCACCTATTGCCATTTGGTGAGTTTGTGCCGTTTGAAGATATCTTGCGCCCATTGGCACCGTTCTTCAACTTGCCGATGTCATCATTTAGCCGTGGCGATTTTGTTCAACCAAACATCGTGGCAAATGGCCGTCACTTAGCGCCTGCGTTGTGTTATGAGATCGTCTTTAATGATCAAGTTAGACAAAGCGTGACTGATGAGACGGACTTTATTTTAACCCTCTCTAACGATGCGTGGTTTGGTCGTTCGATTGGCCCACTGCAACATATGGAAATCGCACAGATGCGTGCTCTAGAGCTTGGTAAGCCCGTTATTCGCTCGACCAACAATGGTGTGACGGCAGTAACCGATTACAAAGGCAACATCATCAAGCAAATACCTCAGTTTGAAACGGCCGTATTAAAAGCCGAGCTCATTTCAACTGATGGGCAAACGCCTTTTCACGCAGTTGGTACTTGGCCACTGTATATCTGGGCGATGCTCAGCTTAGTGATTGGCTGGGTAATTAGAAAGCCAAAGAGCTAG
- a CDS encoding lactonase family protein: protein MKTLPLTIGCYTDTPSKSQGVYQTQLDLETGKLLPLELIAECHNPSFITATKSGIYTASEVEQKKLPKLIHIPNVDSQIASNTGLISGDHPCHVAIDPHNKFAITSQYSSGTFDIFSLSINGNIDKRLKTIKMVGSGPNRERQTSPHAHQCLFLQNSPQFVTVDLGTDRINFYCFDEEQEEFLDEPMQSIKAPAGNGTRHLIFNKAEDKAYVICELSETILILEKSLGIWNIVDEVDALPNMEKGEAAAAIKLSPDEQFLYVSCRHQSRISSFSVDSEAQKLTFIDSYDTEGKFPRDFHITDDGKWLIAANQHSNNITSFKRDNEDGSLVYTGYSLDLDAPVCVAQQQ, encoded by the coding sequence ATGAAAACCCTCCCATTAACGATCGGTTGCTACACGGATACGCCAAGTAAAAGCCAAGGTGTCTATCAAACTCAGTTAGATCTAGAAACAGGAAAACTATTACCTCTAGAGCTTATTGCCGAATGTCATAACCCCTCTTTTATCACCGCGACAAAGTCTGGAATCTATACAGCATCTGAGGTTGAGCAAAAGAAACTGCCGAAACTCATTCATATACCTAATGTTGATTCACAAATCGCGTCCAATACAGGCCTAATCTCGGGAGATCACCCCTGCCACGTTGCGATAGATCCACACAATAAATTTGCTATCACTTCCCAATACTCGTCAGGTACATTTGATATCTTTAGCTTAAGTATCAATGGCAACATCGATAAACGACTCAAAACAATCAAGATGGTTGGCTCAGGGCCGAACAGAGAGAGACAAACTAGCCCACACGCCCATCAATGTTTGTTCTTACAAAACTCACCACAGTTTGTGACTGTCGATCTCGGCACCGATCGAATCAACTTCTATTGCTTTGACGAAGAGCAAGAAGAGTTCCTTGATGAGCCAATGCAGTCTATTAAAGCGCCCGCAGGAAATGGAACTCGTCACCTAATCTTCAACAAAGCTGAAGACAAAGCCTATGTAATCTGTGAGCTCTCTGAAACGATATTGATTTTGGAAAAGTCTTTAGGTATTTGGAATATAGTGGATGAGGTTGATGCCTTACCTAATATGGAGAAGGGAGAAGCCGCAGCTGCGATTAAGCTATCCCCTGATGAGCAATTCCTTTATGTGTCATGTCGACACCAATCAAGAATCAGCAGCTTCAGTGTCGACTCTGAGGCTCAAAAACTGACTTTCATTGATAGCTACGACACTGAAGGTAAATTCCCAAGAGACTTCCATATAACTGACGATGGGAAATGGCTTATCGCCGCCAACCAGCACTCCAACAACATCACCTCATTCAAGCGAGATAATGAGGATGGGTCTTTGGTTTATACAGGGTACTCGTTAGACCTTGATGCACCAGTTTGTGTCGCTCAGCAACAATAA
- the miaB gene encoding tRNA (N6-isopentenyl adenosine(37)-C2)-methylthiotransferase MiaB, with protein MSKKLLIKTWGCQMNEYDSSKMADLLNAANGYELTEVPEEADVLLLNTCSIREKAQEKVFHQLGRWKTLKDKKEGVVIGVGGCVATQEGDHIRQRAPYVDVIFGPQTLHRLPEMIKSSLSNEKPVMDISFPEIEKFDNLPEPKADGATAYVSIMEGCSKYCTYCVVPYTRGEEVSRPMDDVLYEVAQLAEQGVREVNLLGQNVNAFRGPTYEGDICTFAELLRLVASIDGIDRIRFTTSHPLEFGDDIIEVYKDTPELVSFLHLPVQSGSDRILTMMKRPHTAIEYKSIIRKLRKARPDIQISSDFIVGFPGESKQDFQDTMKLIKEVDFDMSFSFVFSPRPGTPAADYPCDVPAQEKKDRLWELQQTVNTQAMRFSRLMLGTEQRILVEGPSRKNLMELRGRTENSRVVNFEGSADLIGQFVDVKITEVYTNSLRGELVRTEKDMGLRVVMTPAEMMEKTKREDELGVATFTP; from the coding sequence ATGAGTAAGAAACTGCTAATTAAAACTTGGGGCTGTCAGATGAATGAATACGATTCATCAAAAATGGCCGACCTGCTTAACGCTGCAAATGGCTACGAGCTAACTGAAGTACCTGAGGAAGCAGACGTACTACTATTGAATACTTGTTCTATCCGCGAAAAAGCGCAAGAAAAAGTATTCCACCAGCTTGGTCGTTGGAAAACGCTTAAAGATAAAAAAGAAGGTGTAGTGATCGGTGTGGGTGGCTGTGTAGCAACTCAGGAAGGTGACCACATTCGTCAACGTGCACCGTACGTAGACGTTATCTTTGGCCCACAAACATTACACCGTCTGCCAGAGATGATTAAGTCATCACTGTCTAACGAAAAGCCAGTAATGGATATCTCATTCCCTGAGATCGAAAAGTTCGATAACTTGCCGGAACCGAAAGCAGACGGTGCAACAGCCTACGTTTCTATAATGGAAGGTTGCTCTAAGTACTGTACTTACTGTGTTGTGCCATATACTCGTGGTGAAGAAGTTAGCCGTCCAATGGATGATGTACTCTACGAAGTTGCACAACTGGCAGAGCAAGGCGTACGTGAAGTAAACCTACTAGGCCAAAACGTAAACGCATTCCGTGGCCCTACTTACGAAGGCGACATCTGCACATTTGCAGAACTACTTCGCCTAGTTGCGTCTATCGATGGTATCGACCGTATTCGTTTCACTACAAGCCACCCGCTTGAATTTGGTGATGACATCATTGAAGTTTACAAAGATACGCCAGAGCTAGTGAGCTTCTTACACTTGCCTGTACAAAGTGGTAGTGACCGTATTCTTACGATGATGAAACGCCCGCATACGGCAATCGAGTACAAGTCTATTATCCGCAAACTGCGTAAAGCTCGTCCTGATATTCAAATCAGCTCTGACTTTATTGTTGGTTTCCCTGGTGAATCTAAGCAAGACTTCCAAGATACAATGAAGCTAATTAAAGAAGTTGATTTCGATATGAGCTTCAGCTTTGTTTTCTCTCCTCGTCCAGGTACACCTGCCGCAGATTATCCATGTGATGTACCAGCACAAGAGAAGAAAGATCGCCTGTGGGAGCTGCAACAGACAGTAAACACACAAGCTATGCGTTTCTCTCGCCTAATGCTAGGTACAGAGCAGCGTATCCTTGTTGAAGGTCCATCAAGAAAGAATCTAATGGAACTGCGTGGCCGTACTGAAAACAGCCGTGTTGTGAACTTCGAAGGTTCTGCTGATCTTATCGGACAGTTCGTAGATGTGAAGATCACTGAGGTTTACACCAACTCACTACGTGGTGAGCTAGTTCGCACAGAAAAAGACATGGGTCTACGCGTTGTAATGACTCCAGCAGAAATGATGGAAAAAACAAAACGTGAAGACGAGCTAGGTGTAGCAACATTTACGCCATAG
- a CDS encoding 2-octaprenyl-3-methyl-6-methoxy-1,4-benzoquinol hydroxylase, translated as MNSYDIVVVGGGMVGAATAVGFAKQGLSVAVIEGFAPQVFDESQAMDIRVSAISQASVDLLEDLGAWQSIAAMRVCSYKRLETWEHPECRTRFDAESLDLPRLGYIVENRLIQLGLWSQFDAYDNLELLCPEKLDEIDFGETNIVKLQSGAELSAKWVVGADGANSAVRQQSGIGITAWDYRQHCMLINVETEQPQQDITWQQFLPSGPRSFLPLCSLTSDGQEVGQGSLVWYDSPSRIKQLSSMTPEKLRNEVLANFPKELGDIKVLNSGSFPLTRRHAQSYSKNNCILVGDSAHTINPLAGQGVNLGFKDVSVLLDVTNEKGELNQSVARRYEVMRRSDNLMMQSGMDFFYKTFSNDIGPLKFVRNAALKLAENSGPIKAQVLKYALGL; from the coding sequence ATGAACAGTTACGATATTGTGGTAGTCGGTGGCGGCATGGTTGGCGCAGCAACAGCGGTCGGCTTTGCAAAGCAAGGGCTGAGTGTTGCGGTGATCGAAGGTTTTGCCCCACAAGTTTTTGATGAGTCACAAGCGATGGACATTCGTGTGTCTGCGATTTCTCAAGCATCGGTCGATTTACTTGAAGATCTTGGTGCGTGGCAAAGTATTGCAGCGATGCGCGTGTGTTCTTACAAGCGTTTAGAAACGTGGGAGCATCCTGAGTGTCGTACTCGATTTGATGCTGAATCACTGGATCTGCCTCGCCTAGGCTATATCGTTGAGAATAGGCTCATTCAACTAGGATTATGGTCGCAATTTGATGCCTACGACAATCTCGAACTGTTATGCCCAGAAAAGCTGGATGAGATTGATTTTGGTGAAACCAATATCGTTAAGCTTCAATCAGGAGCTGAGTTATCAGCGAAGTGGGTGGTTGGTGCTGATGGCGCGAATTCAGCCGTTCGTCAGCAATCTGGAATTGGCATTACGGCTTGGGATTACCGACAGCACTGCATGCTTATCAATGTCGAAACCGAGCAGCCTCAACAAGATATTACTTGGCAGCAATTCCTACCAAGTGGTCCTCGTTCATTTTTGCCATTATGTTCTCTAACCTCGGACGGTCAAGAAGTCGGGCAGGGATCGTTGGTCTGGTATGACTCCCCATCTCGCATTAAGCAATTATCATCGATGACCCCTGAAAAGTTGCGAAATGAAGTACTTGCTAACTTTCCTAAAGAGCTAGGTGATATCAAGGTATTGAATTCTGGATCTTTTCCTCTGACACGACGTCATGCTCAATCATACTCGAAGAATAATTGCATTTTAGTCGGTGATTCAGCGCATACGATTAACCCTTTAGCAGGGCAGGGCGTCAACTTGGGCTTTAAAGATGTTTCAGTACTATTGGATGTCACCAATGAAAAAGGCGAATTGAATCAATCTGTAGCAAGACGCTATGAAGTGATGAGAAGAAGTGACAACTTAATGATGCAGAGTGGAATGGACTTCTTCTATAAAACCTTCAGTAATGACATTGGCCCGTTAAAGTTTGTCCGCAATGCTGCACTAAAGTTAGCAGAGAACTCTGGGCCGATTAAAGCTCAAGTATTGAAATACGCCTTGGGCCTTTAA
- the corC gene encoding CNNM family magnesium/cobalt transport protein CorC (CorC(YbeX) belongs to the Cyclin M Mg2+ Exporter (CNNM) family, and was characterized as belonging to a set of three proteins, at least one of which must be present for CorA to function.) — protein sequence MNEGNPPTSEGSKKSEGPSRKSFFERLGQLFQGEVKDRQELVDVIRDSEINDLIDHDTRDMLEGVMEISEMRVRDIMLPRSQMVTVERTDDLDTLIALITDAQHSRYPVISEDKDHVEGILLAKDLLKYLGSESAPFDIEQVIRPVVVVPESKRVDRLLKEFQEERYHMSIVVDEFGGVSGLVTIEDILEEIVGEIEDEFDDEEELDIRKLSKHTYSVKALTTIEEFNDTFNTSFSDDEVDTVGGMVMTALGHLPVRGEIVEIGNYHFKITSADNRRVIQLQVTIPDEQPLPTIEE from the coding sequence ATGAACGAAGGTAACCCCCCCACTTCTGAGGGAAGTAAAAAATCTGAAGGTCCGAGTAGAAAGTCCTTCTTTGAACGCCTAGGCCAACTATTTCAAGGTGAAGTAAAAGATCGCCAAGAGCTCGTAGATGTAATCCGCGACTCAGAAATTAATGACCTAATTGACCACGACACGCGCGACATGCTCGAGGGTGTTATGGAAATTTCAGAGATGCGAGTACGCGATATCATGCTGCCTCGCTCTCAAATGGTTACAGTTGAACGCACCGATGATTTAGATACATTGATTGCGCTTATTACTGATGCTCAACACTCTCGCTACCCAGTGATCAGTGAAGATAAAGACCATGTTGAAGGCATTCTATTAGCGAAGGACCTACTTAAGTATTTGGGTTCAGAAAGTGCCCCATTTGATATCGAACAAGTGATTCGCCCTGTCGTGGTTGTTCCTGAAAGTAAGCGAGTTGATCGCCTGCTCAAGGAGTTCCAAGAAGAGCGTTACCACATGTCTATCGTTGTCGATGAGTTTGGCGGTGTTTCTGGCCTGGTAACCATTGAAGATATCCTCGAAGAAATCGTTGGTGAAATTGAAGACGAGTTCGACGATGAAGAAGAGCTAGATATTCGTAAGCTGAGTAAGCATACCTATTCGGTTAAAGCTTTAACCACCATTGAAGAGTTCAACGATACGTTTAACACTTCCTTTAGTGATGATGAAGTTGATACTGTGGGTGGTATGGTAATGACAGCACTCGGTCATCTGCCTGTTCGTGGCGAAATTGTAGAAATCGGAAACTACCATTTCAAAATAACATCCGCAGATAACCGTCGTGTGATTCAGCTACAGGTAACCATCCCTGACGAGCAGCCTCTTCCGACTATCGAAGAATAA
- a CDS encoding PhoH family protein translates to MSNKIVTLEINLEPADNKRLASLCGPFDDNIKHLERRLGVEINYRSNFFTIVGKPHTTAAALDIIKHLYVETAPVKGNIIDIEPEQVHLAVTESGILEQQVESEIDYGKEVTIKTKKGVIKPRTPNQAQYLMNMVTHDITFGIGPAGTGKTYLAVAAAVDALERQEVRRILLTRPAVEAGEKLGFLPGDLSQKVDPYLRPLYDALFEMLGFERVEKLIERNVIEVAPLAYMRGRTLNDAFIILDESQNTTVEQMKMFLTRIGFNSRAVITGDITQIDLPRGAKSGLRHATEVLNEVDDISFNFFMSEDVVRHPVVARIVNAYEKWETKDQKERKEFEKRKREEREAKLLEAQQAVTTQLATQNSSVITEQGDK, encoded by the coding sequence TTGAGCAATAAAATCGTTACCTTAGAGATAAATCTAGAGCCAGCAGACAACAAGCGCTTGGCAAGTTTATGCGGACCATTCGACGACAACATCAAGCACCTTGAGCGTCGTCTGGGTGTAGAGATTAATTACCGTAGCAACTTTTTCACCATTGTCGGTAAGCCTCACACAACTGCCGCAGCTTTAGACATCATCAAACACCTCTATGTTGAAACGGCTCCAGTTAAAGGCAACATAATCGATATCGAACCAGAGCAAGTGCATCTGGCGGTCACTGAGTCTGGTATTTTGGAGCAACAGGTCGAGTCTGAAATCGACTACGGCAAAGAAGTGACCATTAAGACTAAAAAAGGCGTCATCAAACCACGCACACCGAATCAAGCTCAATACCTAATGAACATGGTTACTCATGACATCACCTTTGGTATTGGACCTGCTGGTACTGGTAAAACATACTTAGCTGTTGCGGCTGCGGTCGATGCACTTGAACGCCAAGAGGTTCGCCGAATTCTGCTGACTCGCCCTGCTGTTGAAGCCGGTGAGAAGCTTGGTTTCCTACCGGGTGATTTAAGCCAAAAAGTAGACCCATATTTGCGTCCACTTTACGATGCACTGTTTGAGATGCTTGGCTTCGAGCGTGTTGAGAAACTGATTGAGCGCAACGTGATTGAAGTTGCACCACTGGCTTACATGCGTGGTCGTACATTAAATGATGCGTTTATCATTCTTGATGAGAGCCAAAACACCACGGTAGAACAGATGAAGATGTTCTTAACCCGTATCGGTTTTAACTCACGCGCTGTGATCACAGGTGATATTACGCAAATCGATTTACCTCGAGGAGCTAAGTCAGGTCTACGTCATGCAACTGAAGTACTCAACGAAGTGGATGACATTAGCTTTAACTTCTTCATGTCTGAAGACGTCGTTCGCCACCCTGTCGTTGCTCGTATCGTCAATGCGTACGAGAAGTGGGAAACAAAAGACCAGAAAGAGCGCAAAGAGTTTGAAAAGCGCAAACGTGAAGAGCGTGAAGCCAAACTTCTTGAAGCTCAGCAAGCCGTTACGACACAATTAGCAACACAAAATAGCTCTGTAATTACAGAACAAGGTGATAAATAG
- the ybeY gene encoding rRNA maturation RNase YbeY, whose product MSIELDLQIAVENEQGLPTEQDIQLWLDKTIPQFQENAELTVRIVDTEESHQLNHDYRGKDKPTNVLSFPFEVPPGIELDLLGDLIICRQVVEKEAEEQNKPLLAHWAHMVVHGSLHLLGYDHIEDDEAEEMESLETEIMQTMGFEDPYILEK is encoded by the coding sequence ATGTCTATTGAACTAGACCTGCAAATAGCGGTCGAAAATGAGCAAGGACTTCCAACTGAGCAAGATATTCAGCTTTGGTTGGACAAAACAATTCCTCAGTTTCAAGAGAATGCCGAGCTCACCGTTCGTATTGTTGATACAGAAGAGAGCCACCAGCTCAATCATGACTACCGTGGAAAAGATAAGCCAACTAACGTGCTGTCTTTCCCATTTGAAGTACCACCAGGAATTGAATTAGATCTACTGGGTGACCTCATTATCTGCCGCCAAGTTGTCGAAAAAGAAGCAGAAGAGCAAAATAAGCCTCTGCTAGCACACTGGGCTCATATGGTTGTACATGGCAGTCTGCATCTGCTAGGTTATGATCATATCGAAGATGATGAAGCTGAAGAGATGGAGTCACTCGAGACAGAAATCATGCAAACTATGGGGTTTGAAGACCCGTATATTCTAGAAAAGTAA